A region of the Litchfieldia alkalitelluris genome:
CTTGGATTGTTGCAACAACGCCAGCGCCTACTGTACGTCCACCTTCACGAATAGAGAACTTAGTTCCTTCTTCGATCGCAACTGGAGCGATTAGTTCAACAGTCATTTCGATGTTGTCACCAGGCATAACCATTTCAACGCCTTCTGGAAGGTTACAAATTCCAGTTACATCAGTTGTACGGAAGTAGAACTGTGGGCGGTAGTTAGTGAAGAATGGAGTATGACGTCCACCTTCTTCTTTTGATAAAACATAAACTTCAGCTTTGAACTTTGTGTGTGGGTTGATAGTTTTTGGCTTAGCAAGAACTTGACCACGTTGGATATCTTCACGAGCAACTCCACGAAGAAGTGCACCGATGTTGTCTCCAGCTTGAGCAAAGTCAAGAAGCTTACGGAACATTTCAACACCTGTTACAGTAGTTGATTTTGGCTCTTCAGTTAGACCAACGATTTCGATAATGTCTCCAACTTTGATTTGTCCACGCTCAACACGTCCTGTAGCAACAGTTCCACGACCAGTGATTGAGAATACGTCCTCAACTGGCATCATGAATGGCTTTTCAGTATCACGTTGTGGAGTTGGGATGTACTCATCAACAGCTGTCATTAATTCAACAACTTTCTCTTCCCACTCAGCATCTCCTTCAAGAGCTTTAAGAGCAGAACCTTTGATTACAGGTACATCGTCACCAGGGAATTCGTAATCAGAAAGAAGGTCACGAACTTCCATTTCTACTAATTCTAGTAATTCTTCGTCATCAACCATGTCACACTTGTTTAAGAATACAACAAGGTATGGAACACCTACTTGACGAGAAAGAAGAATGTGTTCACGAGTTTGTGGCATTGGGCCGTCAGCTGCAGATACAACTAGGATCCCACCGTCCATTTGAGCAGCACCAGTGATCATGTTCTTAACATAGTCAGCATGTCCTGGGCAGTCAACGTGTGCATAGTGACGGTTGTCAGTTTCGTACTCAACGTGTGCAGTTGAGATTGTAATTCCACGCTCACGCTCTTCAGGAGCACCATCGATTTGATCATATGCCATTGCAGTACCTTTACCAGAACGTCTAGCAAGAACTGAAGTGATAGCAGCAGTTAAAGTTGTTTTACCATGGTCAACGTGTCCAATTGTACCGATGTTAGCATGCGGCTTGGAACGGTCAAATTTTTCTTTACCCATTATAAATCCTCCTTAAGTATTAAACCTATTATTATTTTAGTAAGTATGAAATGCTAGAAAGTGAAACTAGTCTCACTTTCATAGCTTACATAAGTAGTTATACTTGATAAAGATGAGAAAATCAATTATTCACCTTTATTTTTTTTGATAATTTCTTCTGAAACTGATTTAGGAACTTCTTCGTAATGATCAAAGTGCATTGTGAATACTCCGCGACCTTGAGTATTTGAACGTAATGAAGTTGCATATCCAAACATCTCAGAAAGTGGAACCATAGAACGTACTACTTGCGCGTTTCCACGAGCTTCCATACCTTCTACACGGCCACGACGTGCCGTGATTTGTCCCATAATATCACCCATGTATTCTTCAGGAACAACGACTTCTACTCTCATCATTGGCTCCAAGATTACAGGTTTACATTTTGAAGCAGCGTTTTTAAGTGCCATTGACGCAGCAATTTTAAACGCCATTTCACTAGAGTCAACATCATGGTATGAACCATCAAATAATCTAGCTTTAACGTCTACTAATGGATATCCAGCAAGTACACCTCTATCAAGTGATTCTTCTAAACCAGCTTGAACAGCAGGAATATATTCACGTGGTACTACACCACCAACGATACCATTTTCAAATTCAAATCCTTTACCCTCTTCATTTGGAGAGAACTCAATCCAAACGTGACCGAACTGTCCACGTCCACCTGATTGACGTGCAAACTTACCTTCAACTTTAGCTGATTCACGGAAAGTTTCACGGTAGGCAACCTGTGGTGCACCTACGTTAGCTTCTACTTTGAATTCACGCTTCATACGGTCAACGATGATATCTAAGTGAAGCTCACCCATACCAGCGATGATTGTTTGACCCGTTTCTTGGTCAGTATGTGCACGGAAAGTAGGATCTTCCTCTTGAAGCTTTTGAAGAGCTGTAGTCATTTTATCTTGGTCAGCCTTAGATTTAGGCTCAACAGATAATTGAATAACTGGCTCTGGGAAGTTCATTGATTCTAAGATTACTGGCGCTTTGTCATCACATAAAGTATCACCAGTTGTTGTATCTTTTAAACCTACAGCAGCTGCGATATCTCCACAGTGAACGATAGAGATTTCTTCACGGCTGTTTGCATGCATTTGTAGGATACGTCCTACACGCTCACGCTTACCTTTAGTAGAGTTCTGTACATATGATCCTGAGCTTAATGTACCAGAGTACACACGGAAGAATGTTAGTTTCCCTACATATGGGTCAGTCATAACTTTAAATGCTAATGCAGCAAATGGTTCTTCATCACTTGATGGACGAGTTACTTCTTCCTCTGAATCTGGTAGATGACCTTTAATTGCAGGTACATCTAGTGGAGATGGAAGGTAGTCAATAACTGCATCAAGCATTTTTTGAACACCTTTATTTTTGAATGCAGATCCACAAATAACAGGGTAGAACTCTACATTAACTGTACCTTGACGAATTGCAGCTTTTAACTCAGCATTTGTAATCTCTTCGCCACCAAGGTATTTTTCCATTAGTGCCTCATCTAATTCAGCTACAGCTTCTACTAGCTTTTCACGGTACTCTTCAGCTTGAGCCATATATTCCTCAGGAATATCGATCTCTTGGATATCTGTACCTAGATCATTTCCGTAGTAAGTAGCTTTCATTTCAACAAGGTCAATGATACCTTCGAATTGATCTTCAGCACCAATTGGTAACTGAATTGGGTGTGCGTTAGCTTGTAAACGATCGTGAATTGTTCCTACAGAGTATAGGAAATCAGCTCCGATTTTGTCCATTTTGTTAACAAAAACAACACGTGGAACACCATAAGTTGTAGCTTGGCGCCAAACTGTTTCAGTTTGTGGCTCAACACCTGATTGTGCATCAAGTACAGCTACAGCACCATCAAGTACACGTAATGAACGTTCAACTTCAACAGTGAAGTCTACGTGTCCTGGTGTATCAATGATGTTAACGCGGTGTCCTTTCCATGATGCAGTGGTTGCTGCAGATGTAATTGTAATTCCGCGTTCTTGCTCTTGCTCCATCCAGTCCATCTGAGATGCACCTTCATGTGTTTCACCAATCTTATGAATACGACCAGTGTAATAAAGTACACGCTCAGTCGTAGTTGTTTTACCAGCATCAATATGTGCCATGATACCGATGTTACGAGTGTTGTTTAAGGAGAACTCTCTTGCCATGGGGTCTTTCTCCTTCCTTATCCTAAGTATATTTTTTTTTAGAAAAAGCCCTGCTAAAAGCATATTACTATTTTAACAGAGCTTTTTAATTTTATTCTACCAACGGTAGTGAGCAAATGCTTTATTTGCTTCTGCCATTTTATGTGTGTCTTCGCGCTTCTTAACAGATGCACCAGCATTGTTAGCAGCATCTAAGATTTCGTTAGCTAAACGCTCTTCCATCGTCTTTTCACCACGAAGGCGAGCATAGTTTACTAACCAACGAAGACCTAAAGTAGTACGACGATCTGGGCGAACTTCTACAGGTACTTGGTAGTTAGCACCCCCAACACGACGTGCTCTTACTTCAAGAACTGGCATGATGTTTTTAAGTGCAGTTTCAAACACTTCCATAGCATCCTTACCAGAACGTTGTTGTACTAAATCAAATGCATTATATAAAATCGCTTGAGATTTTCCTCTTTTACCGTCAACCATCATTTTATTGATTAAACGACTTACAAGCTTTGAATTGTAAATCGGATCTGGTAAAACATCTCTCTTTGCAACAGGTCCTTTACGAGGCATTCTAATTTCCTCCTTTCAATCATATTATATAGTAGTCTTATTATTTTTTAGGTGCTTTAGGTCTCTTTGTTCCATACTTAGAACGACCTTGCATACGGTTGTTAACACCAGCAGTATCAAGCGCACCACGAACAATGTGATAACGTACCCCTGGTAAGTCTTTTACACGTCCGCCACGGATTAACACTACACTGTGCTCTTGTAGGTTATGTCCGATACCAGGAATGTAAGCTGTTACCTCGATTCCGTTTGTTAAACGAACACGGGCATATTTACGTAATGCTGAGTTCGGCTTCTTCGGAGTCATTGTACCAACACGAGTACATACACCACGTTTTTGAGGTGATGATTGGTTAGTTTGGGACTTTTTGAAGCTGTTGTAGCCTTTATTTAAAGCTGGAGAGTCAGATTTTTGGATCTTAGACTCACGACCTCTGCGTACTAATTGATTAATTGTAGGCATTGATTTTCCTCCTTTCAAAATTTCTTTAAGACCACACATCCAGGTGGTTCATTTTTTTACAAAAAACAAAGTCTCTGTAGAACACTTTCCACAAAAACAGTTTTTAATTAATTATAGCGACTGCTGCTGCCCCTACTTCTATACCACAAGCTTTTCCAAGCTTTTTCATAGATTCTACTTTTGTAACAGGAATTTGTTTCTCACTAGCAATCTGGATGACTTTGTTTAACACACGTCGATCAGCATCTTCTGCGATGACAACCTCTTGTACTGTTGTAGTTTGTAGTGCTTTCACGGTCTGCTTTGTTCCAATAATTATCTTACTTGCCTGTAATACTTTTTCATAAGACATGGACGCATCCTCCAAAGTATCAGGTTATAGGAGCACCTTGGATATATTAACATTGAAAGTGGGTGGATGTCAACAAAGTTAGAAAAATATTTTTTCATCAACACTCACCCACTATTCAAATGTTATTAGTCTACTGTTACAGATTCATCATCTGTAGCTGGTTGCATCACTAATTCTGCCTTGCGGTATCGGTTCATACCTGTACCTGCAGGAACTAGTTTACCAATAATTACATTCTCTTTCAGACCTAGAAGTTCATCTCGCTTACCTTTAATTGCAGCATCCGTTAACACACGTGTTGTTTCTTGGAATGATGCAGCAGATAAGAATGAGTCAGTTTCAAGAGATGCTTTTGTAATACCAAGTAGAACAGGTCTACCTGTTGCCGGAGCTCTTCCATCAAGTAATACTTTCCCATTTGCATCAGTGAATTGATGAACATCAAGCAGTGAACCTGGTAATACATCAGTTTCACCAGCATCAATGACTCTAACTTTACGTAGCATTTGGCGAACCATTACTTCTACGTGTTTATCACCAATCTCAACACCCTGCATACGGTAAACTTTTTGTACTTCTTTTAGTAGATACTCTTGAACAGCTTGCATATCTTTTACTTTTAATAATTCTTTTGGATCAATTGAACCCTCTGTTAATTCTTGACCACGTTCAACCTTTTGCCCTTCTTTTACTTTTAGACGAGCACTATAAGGAGCTGTATATGATCTAGATTCAACTTCACCTTGAATGACGATTTCTTGCTGACGATCTTTCACTTCAGTAATAGAAGCAACAGCACCATCAATCTCAGTAATTACGGCTTGACCTTTCGGATTACGAGCTTCGAAAAGCTCTTGAATACGAGGTAAACCTTGTGTGATATCGTCTCCAGCTACCCCACCAGTATGGAAGGTACGCATCGTTAACTGTGTTCCTGGCTCTCCGATAGATTGAGCGGCAATAATACCTACTGCCTCCCCAACTTCAACCTCTGAACCAGTTGCTAGATTACGACCATAACATTTCTTACACACACCATGTCTAGTGTTACATGTAAACGCTGAACGTATATTTACTTCTTCAATACCAGCTTCAATAATTTCGCGAGTGATATCTTCTGTAATTAATTCGTTTTCGCCTACAAGTACTTCACCAGTCTCAGGGTGTTTTACATTTCTACGAGCATAACGTCCTAATAGTCGCTCATCAAGTGGTTCGATTACTTCTGTACCTTCTTTAAGAGCCTTAACTAATAGTCCACGGTCAGTTCCACAGTCATCCTCACGTACAATTACATCCTGCGCAACGTCAACAAGACGTCGAGTTAGGTAACCTGAGTCAGCTGTTTTTAGTGCTGTATCGGCAAGACCTTTACGAGCACCGTGAGTGGAGATAAAGTACTCAAGTACTGTTAGACCTTCACGGAAACTTGATTTAATTGGAAGCTCAATGATACGTCCTGACGGATTCGCCATAAGTCCACGCATACCAGCTAACTGAGTGAAGTTCGATGCATTACCACGGGCACCAGAGTCACTCATCATAAAGATTGGGTTACGCTTATCTAATGTTTTCATTAACTTACCTTGAATTGTATCTTTCGCAGCACTCCAGATAGAGATAACACGATCATAACGCTCTTCTTCAGTGATTAAACCACGTCTGAATTGCTTTAGAACATTATCAACTTTTGCTTGTGCTTCTTTAAGAATTTCTTGTTTTTCAGCAAGTACAACGATATCAGATACACCAACAGTGATACCTGCTTTAGTTGAATGTCGGAACCCAAGATTTTTCATACGATCTAGCATTTTTGAAGTTTCAGTAATCTTGAACTTCTTAAATACTTCCGCAATGATATTTCCGAGAATCTTCTTCTTAAACGGATCAATGATTTCTTGACTTTGAATTGCTTCAAGAACATTTGCACCTTTTTCTACAAAGAAGCGTTCTGGGGTTTTTTCTTCAAGATTGTTTCTTGTTGGTTCATTAATATATGGGAACGTCTTCGGTAAAATTTCGTTAAAGATCAATTTACCTACTGTTGTTATTAAAAGTTTGTTATTTTGTTCTTCAGTGAATGTTTGATTTTTCAATGATCCAGCATGCACTGCCACTCTTGTATGAAGGTGTACATAACCATTTTGATAAGCAATTAGTGCTTCATCAGTATCTTTAAAAATCATCCCTTCACCAACAGCACCTTCGCGCTCTAATGTTAAGTAGTAGTTACCTAATACCATATCCTGTGAAGGAGTTACTACTGGTTTTCCATCCTTAGGGTTCAGAATGTTTTGAGCAGCTAACATTAAAATACGAGCTTCCGCTTGGGCTTCAGCAGATAATGGAACGTGAACAGCCATTTGGTCACCATCAAAGTCGGCGTTATAAGCAGTACATACAAGTGGATGTAATCGTATTGCTCTTCCTTCGACTAGTGTTGGTTCAAAGGCTTGAATTCCAAGTCTGTGTAATGTCGGTGCACGGTTTAATAATACAGGATGCTCTCTAATAACTGATTCAAGTACATCCCATACCTCTGGTTGCACTCTTTCAATTTTTCGCTTTGCACTCTTGATATTATGAGCTAAACCTTTTTCTACTAGTTCCTTCATAACAAATGGCTTGAATAATTCTAGAGCCATTTCTTTTGGTAAACCACATTGATACATCTTTAAGTTAGGTCCAACTACGATAACCGAACGTCCAGAGTAATCAACACGTTTTCCTAGTAAGTTTTGACGGAAACGACCTTGCTTCCCTTTTAACATATGTGAAAGAGATTTTAATGGACGGTTACCCGGTCCAGTTACTGGTCTTCCTCTTCTTCCGTTATCGATTAATGCATCAACCGCTTCTTGAAGCATACGTTTCTCATTTTGAACAATGATACTTGGTGCTCCAAGGTCAAGCAGACGTTTTAAACGATTATTACGGTTAATAACACGTCGGTATAAATCATTCAAATCAGATGTAGCAAAACGGCCACCATCTAATTGAACCATCGGACGTAATTCAGGTGGAATAACCGGAAGAACATCTAAGATCATCCATGAAGGTTCATTTCCTGAATTTCTAAAAGCTTCAAGAACTTCTAGTCTTTTTATTGCTCTTGTACGTCGTTGACCTTGTGAAGTTTTTAACTCTTCCTTTAAGCCTAAGACTTCTTTTTCAAGTTCAATGTCGTGTAGAAGCTTTTTAATTGCTTCAGCACCCATTGCAGCTTGGAACGTGTTTCCGTATTTTTCACGGTATGCACGGTATTCTTTTTCAGACAATAATTGCTTCTTGTCCAATGGTGTATCTCCAACCTCTGTCACTACATAAGAAGCAAAATAAATAACTTCTTCCAGAGCACGTGGGGACATGTCTAAGACAAGTCCCATACGGCTAGGAATACCTTTAAAGTACCAAATATGAGAAACAGGTGCAGCTAATTCAATATGACCCATACGCTCACGACGTACTTTTGCACGTGTTACTTCAACGCCACATCGATCACACACAACACCTTTGTAACGGACGCGTTTATATTTTCCACAATGACATTCCCAGTCTTTTGTAGGACCGAAAATGCGTTCACAGAATAAACCATCCTTTTCAGGTTTTAATGTTCTATAGTTAATCGTCTCAGGTTTCTTCACTTCACCAAAAGACCATGAACGAATCTTATCAGGTGAAGCGAGTCCTATATTCATATACTCAAAGTTATTGACATCTAGCAAGGGGCCTACCTCCCTTTTGATCTTCAGGTTATCCCTATCTGCCTAACAAACGGAAATTTATTCTTTAGTAACCGTATCTCTTACTTCATCTTCTCCAACAGGTGCACCATCTAATGCGATTCCATCGGATTGATTTTGTTCTTCATCATCTTCTGTATCACGCATTTCGATTTCTTTTTCATCCTCAGATAGAATTTTAACGTCCATTCCAAGTGATTGAAGCTCTTTCATAAGTACTTTAAATGACTCAGGAACACCAGGCTCCGGAACATTCTCACCCTTAACAATCGCTTCATAAGTTTTCACACGACCAACAACATCATCTGACTTAACAGTAAGTATTTCTTGCAATGTATATGCCGCACCATAAGCTTCAAGTGCCCATACCTCCATCTCACCAAAACGCTGACCACCAAATTGAGCTTTACCTCCAAGTGGTTGTTGTGTAACAAGTGAGTATGGTCCAGTAGAACGCGCATGTAGCTTATCATCAACCATGTGAGCTAGCTTAATCATATACATAACTCCAACGGATACACGGTTATCAAATGGCTCACCCGTTCTTCCATCATATAAAACCGTTTTTGCATCACGTGACATTCCAGCCTCTTGCAGAGTACCCCAAACATCTTCCTCACGAGCACCATCAAATACAGGTGAAGCAACATGAATACCAAGTGCTCTAGCAGCCATTCCTAAGTGAAGCTCAAGAACCTGCCCGATATTCATACGTGATGGAACTCCAAGTGGATTTAACATGATATCAATTGGTGTACCGTCTGGTAGATATGGCATATCTTCTTCAGGAAGAATCCTTGAGATTACCCCTTTGTTACCATGACGTCCTGCCATCTTATCTCCTTCAGAGATTTTACGTTTCTGAACGATATAAACACGGACTAATTGGTTAACTCCTGGTGGTAATTCATCACCATCTTCGCGGTTAAACACTTTTACATCTAAAACGATACCGCCACCACCATGTGGAACACGAAGTGATGTATCGCGTACTTCACGAGCTTTTTCACCAAAAATCGCATGTAATAGACGTTCTTCAGCAGTTAATTCTGTTACCCCTTTAGGTGTAACCTTACCAACAAGAAGGTCTCCGTCTTTCACTTCTGCACCAACCCGGATGATTCCACGCTCATCAAGATTTCTAAGAGCATCTTCACCGACATTTGGTATATCACGAGTAATTTCTTCAGGTCCTAATTTCGTATCACGTGACTCTGATTCATATTCTTCAATATGTATAGAAGTGTATACGTCATCTTTCACTAGTCTTTCACTCATGATAATTGCATCTTCATAGTTGTATCCATCCCATGTCATAAATCCAACAAGCACGTTACGACCTAATGCTAATTCACCTTTTTCCATTGATGGTCCATCTGCAAGGATTTCTCCTTTTACAACTTCATCACCAACTGAAACAATCGGACGTTGGTTATAACACATACCTTGGTTTGAACGGATAAACTTCATCATACGGTACTTATCTAAATCACCTTTGACTTTTTGCCCGTCAACCTCTGTATAACGTCTAACCCAAATTTGCTTGGCTTCAACACGTTCTACAATCCCTGGATGTTTACATATAACAGCTGCACCAGAATCTTTCGCTGATACGTGTTCCATACCTGTTCCGACAATTGGTGACTCAGGTTGCATTAGAGGAACTGCTTGACGTTGCATGTTCGCTCCCATTAGCGCACGGTTAGAGTCATCATTTTCTAAGAACGGAATACAAGCTGTCGCAGCAGAAACTACCTGCTTCGGTGAAACGTCCATATAATCAACGCGATCACGGTTAACAACAGTGTTTTCTCCACGGAAACGAGCAATAATATCTAAATCGATAAATGCCCCATCTTCAGCTAATCTAGCATTTGCTTGTGCAACAACATAGTTATCTTCTTCATCTGCAGTTAAGTAATCAATACGTGAAGTTACTTTACCCGTTTCAGGATCAACTCTTCTGTAAGGAGTTTCAATAAATCCGAATCGATTTACTTTCGCATATGATGATAATGAGTTAATTAATCCGATATTCGGTCCCTCTGGTGTTTCAATTGGACACATACGGCCATAGTGAGAGTAGTGAACGTCACGCACTTCAAATCCAGCACGTTCTCTCGTTAATCCACCAGGTC
Encoded here:
- the rpsL gene encoding 30S ribosomal protein S12 — protein: MPTINQLVRRGRESKIQKSDSPALNKGYNSFKKSQTNQSSPQKRGVCTRVGTMTPKKPNSALRKYARVRLTNGIEVTAYIPGIGHNLQEHSVVLIRGGRVKDLPGVRYHIVRGALDTAGVNNRMQGRSKYGTKRPKAPKK
- the tuf gene encoding elongation factor Tu; this translates as MGKEKFDRSKPHANIGTIGHVDHGKTTLTAAITSVLARRSGKGTAMAYDQIDGAPEERERGITISTAHVEYETDNRHYAHVDCPGHADYVKNMITGAAQMDGGILVVSAADGPMPQTREHILLSRQVGVPYLVVFLNKCDMVDDEELLELVEMEVRDLLSDYEFPGDDVPVIKGSALKALEGDAEWEEKVVELMTAVDEYIPTPQRDTEKPFMMPVEDVFSITGRGTVATGRVERGQIKVGDIIEIVGLTEEPKSTTVTGVEMFRKLLDFAQAGDNIGALLRGVAREDIQRGQVLAKPKTINPHTKFKAEVYVLSKEEGGRHTPFFTNYRPQFYFRTTDVTGICNLPEGVEMVMPGDNIEMTVELIAPVAIEEGTKFSIREGGRTVGAGVVATIQE
- the fusA gene encoding elongation factor G, producing the protein MAREFSLNNTRNIGIMAHIDAGKTTTTERVLYYTGRIHKIGETHEGASQMDWMEQEQERGITITSAATTASWKGHRVNIIDTPGHVDFTVEVERSLRVLDGAVAVLDAQSGVEPQTETVWRQATTYGVPRVVFVNKMDKIGADFLYSVGTIHDRLQANAHPIQLPIGAEDQFEGIIDLVEMKATYYGNDLGTDIQEIDIPEEYMAQAEEYREKLVEAVAELDEALMEKYLGGEEITNAELKAAIRQGTVNVEFYPVICGSAFKNKGVQKMLDAVIDYLPSPLDVPAIKGHLPDSEEEVTRPSSDEEPFAALAFKVMTDPYVGKLTFFRVYSGTLSSGSYVQNSTKGKRERVGRILQMHANSREEISIVHCGDIAAAVGLKDTTTGDTLCDDKAPVILESMNFPEPVIQLSVEPKSKADQDKMTTALQKLQEEDPTFRAHTDQETGQTIIAGMGELHLDIIVDRMKREFKVEANVGAPQVAYRETFRESAKVEGKFARQSGGRGQFGHVWIEFSPNEEGKGFEFENGIVGGVVPREYIPAVQAGLEESLDRGVLAGYPLVDVKARLFDGSYHDVDSSEMAFKIAASMALKNAASKCKPVILEPMMRVEVVVPEEYMGDIMGQITARRGRVEGMEARGNAQVVRSMVPLSEMFGYATSLRSNTQGRGVFTMHFDHYEEVPKSVSEEIIKKNKGE
- the rpsG gene encoding 30S ribosomal protein S7 is translated as MPRKGPVAKRDVLPDPIYNSKLVSRLINKMMVDGKRGKSQAILYNAFDLVQQRSGKDAMEVFETALKNIMPVLEVRARRVGGANYQVPVEVRPDRRTTLGLRWLVNYARLRGEKTMEERLANEILDAANNAGASVKKREDTHKMAEANKAFAHYRW
- the rpoB gene encoding DNA-directed RNA polymerase subunit beta, producing MTGQLVQYGRHRQRRSYARISEVLELPNLIEIQTSSYQWFLDEGLREMFQDISPIEDFTGNLSLEFIDYSLGDPKYSVEESKERDVTYSAPLRVKVRLINKETGEVKDQDVFMGDFPLMTETGTFVINGAERVIVSQLVRSPSVYFSGKVDKNGKRGFTATVIPNRGAWLEYETDAKDVVYVRIDRTRKLPVTVLLRALGFGSDQEILDLFGENEYLRNTLDKDNTETTEKALLEIYERLRPGEPPTVENAKSLLESRFFDPKRYDLANVGRYKINKKLHIKNRLFNQRLAETLVDGETGEIIAEKGTLLDRRTLDRIIPNLESGIGFKSITPTGGVLNEDATVQSIKIFAPSDPDGELVINVIGNAYTDESIKNITQADILSSISYFFNLLHQVGDTDDIDHLGNRRLRSVGELLQNQFRIGLSRMERVVRERMSIQDTATITPQQLINIRPVIASMKEFFGSSQLSQFMDQTNPLGELTHKRRLSALGPGGLTRERAGFEVRDVHYSHYGRMCPIETPEGPNIGLINSLSSYAKVNRFGFIETPYRRVDPETGKVTSRIDYLTADEEDNYVVAQANARLAEDGAFIDLDIIARFRGENTVVNRDRVDYMDVSPKQVVSAATACIPFLENDDSNRALMGANMQRQAVPLMQPESPIVGTGMEHVSAKDSGAAVICKHPGIVERVEAKQIWVRRYTEVDGQKVKGDLDKYRMMKFIRSNQGMCYNQRPIVSVGDEVVKGEILADGPSMEKGELALGRNVLVGFMTWDGYNYEDAIIMSERLVKDDVYTSIHIEEYESESRDTKLGPEEITRDIPNVGEDALRNLDERGIIRVGAEVKDGDLLVGKVTPKGVTELTAEERLLHAIFGEKAREVRDTSLRVPHGGGGIVLDVKVFNREDGDELPPGVNQLVRVYIVQKRKISEGDKMAGRHGNKGVISRILPEEDMPYLPDGTPIDIMLNPLGVPSRMNIGQVLELHLGMAARALGIHVASPVFDGAREEDVWGTLQEAGMSRDAKTVLYDGRTGEPFDNRVSVGVMYMIKLAHMVDDKLHARSTGPYSLVTQQPLGGKAQFGGQRFGEMEVWALEAYGAAYTLQEILTVKSDDVVGRVKTYEAIVKGENVPEPGVPESFKVLMKELQSLGMDVKILSEDEKEIEMRDTEDDEEQNQSDGIALDGAPVGEDEVRDTVTKE
- the rpoC gene encoding DNA-directed RNA polymerase subunit beta' — protein: MLDVNNFEYMNIGLASPDKIRSWSFGEVKKPETINYRTLKPEKDGLFCERIFGPTKDWECHCGKYKRVRYKGVVCDRCGVEVTRAKVRRERMGHIELAAPVSHIWYFKGIPSRMGLVLDMSPRALEEVIYFASYVVTEVGDTPLDKKQLLSEKEYRAYREKYGNTFQAAMGAEAIKKLLHDIELEKEVLGLKEELKTSQGQRRTRAIKRLEVLEAFRNSGNEPSWMILDVLPVIPPELRPMVQLDGGRFATSDLNDLYRRVINRNNRLKRLLDLGAPSIIVQNEKRMLQEAVDALIDNGRRGRPVTGPGNRPLKSLSHMLKGKQGRFRQNLLGKRVDYSGRSVIVVGPNLKMYQCGLPKEMALELFKPFVMKELVEKGLAHNIKSAKRKIERVQPEVWDVLESVIREHPVLLNRAPTLHRLGIQAFEPTLVEGRAIRLHPLVCTAYNADFDGDQMAVHVPLSAEAQAEARILMLAAQNILNPKDGKPVVTPSQDMVLGNYYLTLEREGAVGEGMIFKDTDEALIAYQNGYVHLHTRVAVHAGSLKNQTFTEEQNNKLLITTVGKLIFNEILPKTFPYINEPTRNNLEEKTPERFFVEKGANVLEAIQSQEIIDPFKKKILGNIIAEVFKKFKITETSKMLDRMKNLGFRHSTKAGITVGVSDIVVLAEKQEILKEAQAKVDNVLKQFRRGLITEEERYDRVISIWSAAKDTIQGKLMKTLDKRNPIFMMSDSGARGNASNFTQLAGMRGLMANPSGRIIELPIKSSFREGLTVLEYFISTHGARKGLADTALKTADSGYLTRRLVDVAQDVIVREDDCGTDRGLLVKALKEGTEVIEPLDERLLGRYARRNVKHPETGEVLVGENELITEDITREIIEAGIEEVNIRSAFTCNTRHGVCKKCYGRNLATGSEVEVGEAVGIIAAQSIGEPGTQLTMRTFHTGGVAGDDITQGLPRIQELFEARNPKGQAVITEIDGAVASITEVKDRQQEIVIQGEVESRSYTAPYSARLKVKEGQKVERGQELTEGSIDPKELLKVKDMQAVQEYLLKEVQKVYRMQGVEIGDKHVEVMVRQMLRKVRVIDAGETDVLPGSLLDVHQFTDANGKVLLDGRAPATGRPVLLGITKASLETDSFLSAASFQETTRVLTDAAIKGKRDELLGLKENVIIGKLVPAGTGMNRYRKAELVMQPATDDESVTVD
- a CDS encoding 50S ribosomal protein L7ae-like protein, yielding MSYEKVLQASKIIIGTKQTVKALQTTTVQEVVIAEDADRRVLNKVIQIASEKQIPVTKVESMKKLGKACGIEVGAAAVAIIN